DNA sequence from the Teretinema zuelzerae genome:
AGCGACCGATCGTTTTTTCTTTTCCGAAGGCATAATGTCTCCTGTCAATAGAGCTCGTATTTCCTGTCGAACCAGCAGCGAATCGTGAGCGGTCCGGGATATTCCGTAAAAAGAGAATATGAATACAACCGCCGCGAAGAACAGCAGCGCGTAAAAAGACAATCGTTCAGCTCCGGGGAAGGACCGGCCGGCAAGAGGAGCTTTGGTCCACGGCGGCGTAAATTCGTAATCGTAGGAGCCGAATTTGACCGTTCCGTATTCCGAAACGCTTAATAACGGTTTGCTCAAGTATAGTCCGCGCCGTGGATGGTCAAGAGCGATGCGATAGGAGCCTTCTTCCAGTTCGGACAGCACGATTCCTGAAACCAGGCGGTCGTTGACGACGGCGAATCTATTCGATCCTGGGGCAAGGGTGACATCCCAGGGAAGCATGCCGTCGCGGTCGAAATGAATCTGCTGAAGCTTTCCGCCTTCGGTAAAACCGCGGCCGATTATCGAAAGCGTTATGATGCCGGTTTCATCGACCTTCGAATCGATGTACGTGATATAGGTATACGGAATGTACTTATTAAGAACGATATACTTGACGGCCGGAGCGCCGATGTTTCCCACGCTGTCGATGGCGGAAACTGATACTGCGTAGATGCCGTTGTCGCGGTTTGTAAAGGATACTGACCGGTCGGCCGTACGGACGGATGAGGCAGGACGCGGCGAAGGAAGGAAGCGGGAGGCGGCCTGCTGAAAGTCGAAGGAGACAGGCGATGCTGATTGGGCCGACGCAGGAAAAGCGGCATCCGCGGACCATCGACGCTGCAAAACGGGAAGATATTCAAGAGGAGCGACATACTCAAGGCGCCACGAGTAGCCCTGGATGTCGTCGTCTTCGGCCGGATCCCATCGCACTTTAAAGGAGTTCGACGATACATAGCCTGAACCGTCGATATCGAACTCGGCAATCACGGGTGGAGCGGGAGGCGTCGTATCCCGAATGTATTCTACCCACGACGGCTGCGACCAGTTTCCCGCATAATCCATCGCACGGGCTCCGATGAACCATGAGCCGTCGGTCGGAGCTTCAACGGTTATCCGGGTGTCTTCGGGAAGACGGGACAGCATATTTGGAACGAAGCCGGGTGTATCGGAGGAATACGCCCAGTTAAAACCGGCAATGCCAGAAGAATCTTCGGGAAGGTCGACGGTAACGGAAATTCGATCCCCCCGACCTTTGCGTTTATCGCGAAAACCGGCGGGTACAAGACGCGGAGGGCTGACTGTTTGATCGGGCGAGAGCCGATAGACGCGGGATCCGCCCCTCGCAACCGCCTGCTGCCAATATACTTCCAGCGCCCCTGAAACCGAGACGACTCTGCCGAACACTGAATCCCGCGATTCCCTCGAAAGCTCGCGTTCGCTCCACAGATACCCGTCTTTCAGGGCCAAATAGACCCGGTTAGAACCTTTTCTGTTGTCGTACCACACGACGGCGGGAAGCCCCTGATATTCCGCGATCTGGGGATCGTAGCAATACCCGTCGGCGGATGATATGCGCTCTGCTTGATTCGCGAGCATTCCCCGGGAATCAAGCTCAGCATAAAAAATCGAATATCGCTGGGACGCGGTTCTGGCGCGTTCCCAGACAAGCGAAAGCTTTCCGCCGAAAGACATGACGGAAGGCCGCTGATTGTGAAAGTTTTCGAATCGGCCCGCTACAGCGTCCTGGGAGCCGGCCTCGCCGAAGTCGGTAAAGAGAACCGGCTCGCTCCAAGTCAGCCCCGCGTCGTCGGAATACGTTGAATACAATTGATAGGACGGACGCGCGCTTCCTTCGTAAAACGCCTGGAACACGACCACATCGCGGCCGGAAACTGCGGCGTGAACCGGCAAGAACGGGCGGCGCAATGCCGACGTAGCGGAGAAATCGGAAAAGGAGCTCCAGGACGAACCGTCGTCGGAACGGGAAACAACCAGAGAGAAGTTCTCCTCCCCTCCCTTGCTCGCGAATATGAAGAATCCGCCGTCTGAACGTTCGAACAGATGGGGGGACAAAACCGATGACGAAGAACCGTTCAAAACGGTCCGCTCGAAGTTCCTGCATCCGTCAGCCGAGGAGTACACGTAAATACGGTTTTCGCCCGCGGCCACCGGTATGAATACCCTGGATTCCGAAGCAAGGGCGAGAGAAGCGATGGAAGGCACTTCGCCCGCGTACGGGATAGGACCGGCAAACCGGCGATTCTCATGCCAGGAAACGCCGTCGAAGTACCGTATGGAAAGCCATATCCGCCCGCCTTCCGCGGAAACGGAATCGAGTTCCTGCCATACGACGGCAGCCCGTCCGTCCAGAGAAGCCGCTATCGGGAATCGGCTGTCGCCTGAATACAGCGGCTCGGGCGATTCCCAATAAAAGTCCTGCGCGTACAGGGATGAAAAAAGAGAAAACAGCATAATACCGAGCAGAACGATTTTTTTCATCATAATTGAGACTCGATCCTCTTTTTCAAATCCTGAACTTTTGAAGAATTCCTGCTTTTGGGACTCTGAAGCAATTCATTGACCAAAGCGAGGGCGTCGTATTTCGCGCCGCTGAACAATAATTGCAATGCCCTATTATACTTCGCTTCATCTTCCGCGGAAAGCACCGCCAGCGATTGTCCGCCGATCGCTGTTTGAACGCGGTCTTTCAGGGCTACGGCGGCAGAGTTATCGGGATTCAGCTTGATCGCCTCGTCGAGCTGAACGAGAGCCGATTCGAATTCCGTTCTTCTGTTCGCGTCGTACGTGCGCTGGGCCAGACGGGTCAATTCAGCCGACCGGGCCAAGGCTTTCGGGTCAGGCGGAGGGATGCGGATTCCCAGATAATACTCGATCTCGGTTAACAGGCTTCGTATTCCGGGATAGGCAGGATTAATCTGATACAGATCCAAGAGATCGCTGTAAGCTGTCTGCCGTTCCGTACGGTAGTTGATTCTGATGGACTCGACCTTATCCCTGAAGAAGACCCGGAACTGCGTAGGATCGATGAGCTGATTGATCAACAGGGTAAGCTGGCCTGCGTCCTGGTTGAGGGGATACAATAGCTGAAGCTGTTGCAGCTTCTCCTTTGCCTCCTGCAGCACCGCGGTTCCTTCGGCTCGTTTTCCGCTTTCGATCAATTCCTTTCCGCGCGAGTATAGCGTATTAGCGCCGCTCAGGATCTGGCTCAGCTGCGGGTACAGAGGCTCCGAGATGGGAATGGTACGCCCTGTTTTCATGGAAAGAGCGATGTTGATGATATCCAGCCAGTTCGTAACTTCCGCGTTCGCTTCGATATTCGTCACCGCCCAGCGTGTTTTCGCCTGAATAAAAACCTGTTCTGCCTGATCGAAATTGCCCTGATAATAGAAATTCTTTCCGCTGGAAATCAGAGCGCGGACTTCCCGAACCACGGATTCGTTCTCTATGCGGGTGATCTCGGCGCCCAGAAGTTCCAGCTTTTTATCGGTATCAAGCCGAAAAGACGCTGATTCCTGGATGGAGAGGGACTCGCTCGCCTTATCTCG
Encoded proteins:
- a CDS encoding SpoIIE family protein phosphatase — encoded protein: MMKKIVLLGIMLFSLFSSLYAQDFYWESPEPLYSGDSRFPIAASLDGRAAVVWQELDSVSAEGGRIWLSIRYFDGVSWHENRRFAGPIPYAGEVPSIASLALASESRVFIPVAAGENRIYVYSSADGCRNFERTVLNGSSSSVLSPHLFERSDGGFFIFASKGGEENFSLVVSRSDDGSSWSSFSDFSATSALRRPFLPVHAAVSGRDVVVFQAFYEGSARPSYQLYSTYSDDAGLTWSEPVLFTDFGEAGSQDAVAGRFENFHNQRPSVMSFGGKLSLVWERARTASQRYSIFYAELDSRGMLANQAERISSADGYCYDPQIAEYQGLPAVVWYDNRKGSNRVYLALKDGYLWSERELSRESRDSVFGRVVSVSGALEVYWQQAVARGGSRVYRLSPDQTVSPPRLVPAGFRDKRKGRGDRISVTVDLPEDSSGIAGFNWAYSSDTPGFVPNMLSRLPEDTRITVEAPTDGSWFIGARAMDYAGNWSQPSWVEYIRDTTPPAPPVIAEFDIDGSGYVSSNSFKVRWDPAEDDDIQGYSWRLEYVAPLEYLPVLQRRWSADAAFPASAQSASPVSFDFQQAASRFLPSPRPASSVRTADRSVSFTNRDNGIYAVSVSAIDSVGNIGAPAVKYIVLNKYIPYTYITYIDSKVDETGIITLSIIGRGFTEGGKLQQIHFDRDGMLPWDVTLAPGSNRFAVVNDRLVSGIVLSELEEGSYRIALDHPRRGLYLSKPLLSVSEYGTVKFGSYDYEFTPPWTKAPLAGRSFPGAERLSFYALLFFAAVVFIFSFYGISRTAHDSLLVRQEIRALLTGDIMPSEKKKRSVALRKKGVSLRFKLAFFTTSLVISVVLVVSIPLGLQFSENQEKTLALGLQERVNVLLESLASGARAYLPSQNLLELGFLPSQVSALEEALHSTITGRKSDGSSTGIDYVWATNDPAIASKIDSAALTYGASMLVDPDASEISSRVSVLEDEARRAVGELAEGISALSQEGVRLALNTDAASAERRSEIQTITRQLEEKLTTELSRIAAAGTGSWPPYDPSQLSRDVTLYSFFKPVMYRQGGSDSFVHGIVRVDVSTESLLETVLQDRQALVRTTVYVALFAVLIGVIGSLLLASIIISPVRRLASHVAMIRDTEDKETLEGKNIHLRSRDEIGLLGDTINEMTHGLVKAAAASKDLTVGKEVQKMFIPLETDSNGRKLTCGRSDEPLADFFGYYEGAKGVSGDYFDYIKLDDRHYAIIKCDVAGKGVPAALIMVEVATLFLDYFTDWKYEKNGYKLSPMVSRINDLIESRGFKGRFAAFTLCILDSKSGNVHFCNAGDNLVHVYEARSRKMKTIALHESSAAGVFPSFMVDMKGGFQVETIKLNSGDILFLYTDGIEEAKRLFRTSDLKVHACAEPGLEQDAPHGSHSVGQDNEELGPERVSEIIEAVFSRKMYTLYKWHNPDPSEIFEFDFTSCEGTVEEAILALVSVEKIFRMYKDPSATDFDRVQVDRKVDLFLNRHFRQYGSFCGNRKDHPEYPEYLYYTNIREDSQYDDLTILGVKKK